The genomic segment GTGTATTTTGCGCAACGAGATTCAGCCGTAGCGCGCTTCGCGGCAGATCGCCGCCGAATGGGAGAAAAAGATGGCCCATGAAGTGACCATGCGGGACGTTGTGGACCGATTGAAGCAGATCATGTACCCGGGATTCGACCGCGACATCGTCTCCTTCGGCCTGGTCAAGAACGTGCAGGCCTCCGACGGTCACGTGGCCTTCAGCCTGGCGTTTTCCACACAGGACGAATCCATGCGGCGCCAGATCACCCTGACGGCCAAAGAAGCGGTGGAACGCATGCCCGGAGTGCAGGACGTGCAGATCACCGGACCGCCGCCGGGACAATCGGCTACGGCCCAGGGGCACGCGGGCGGGCCGGCGGGGCAGCCCGGACAGCCCGGGAAAATCGAATTGCCGGGAGTCAAGACCATCGTGGCGGTAGCCAGCGGCAAGGGCGGCGTGGGCAAATCCACGGTCTCGGTGAACCTGTCCGTAGCCCTGGCCGACGCCGGTGCGAGCGTGGGCCTGCTCGACGCCGACATATATGGTCCCAGCATCCCGACCATGATGGGCGTGAAGGACCAGCCCGGCGTGGTGGGGCAGAAGATCCTGCCCATGATCGCCCACGACATAAAAATGATGTCCTTCGGATTCCTGATACCCGAAGACCAGTCGGTCACCTGGCGGGGTCCCATGGTCCACCAGGCCGTGCAGCAACTCTTGCGCGACGTCCTGTGGGGAGAACTGGACTGCCTCGTCATCGACATGCCCCCGGGTACGGGGGACGCGCACCTGACGCTGACCCAGTCCGTGCCGCTGACCGGCGGCCTGGTGGTGACGACGCCGCAGGACGTGGCCCTGATCGATGCGCGGCGCGGCGTGGCCATGTTCCAGCAGGTGAACGTGCCCATACTCGGCATCGTCGAAAACATGAGCTATTTCAACTGTCCCCACTGCGGCGAGCGCACGGATATCTTCACGACGGGCGGAGGCAAGCGGGCCAGCGAGGCGCTGGGCGTGCCCTTCGTCGGCGAGCTGCCCATCGATCCGGCGGTCTGCCTGGCGGGCGACCAGGGCACGCCGATCGTCCGACGGGAACCGGACTCGCAGCAGACGGAAGCCTTCCGCCAGGTGGCGGAGACGCTGCGGGCGTCGATCGGGGTGTGAGGATTCGGTGTCTGACGGAACGCGGCAGATTTTGGGAGAAACCCTGATCCGGTGAGCGGTCCGGAAGGAGAATAGACCATGTCCAAACCCGTGAAAGCAGTCGGATTGCTGTCCGGCGGACTGGACAGCACGATCGCGGCCGCCATGCTGATGCGGCAGGGCATCGAAATACAGGGGCTCACGTTTTACACCGGTTTTTGCGTGGTGGAGCACAACCGCAGGTCCAAGACGCGGAAGCGCAAGAAACCGGTGCGCAACGAGGCCCTTCAGGCCGGCGCCAAGCTGGACCTGCCCGTCGAGATGATCGACATCTCTGGACCGGACTACCTGAAAGTCCTGACCGATCCGAAATACGG from the Gemmatimonadota bacterium genome contains:
- a CDS encoding Mrp/NBP35 family ATP-binding protein: MAHEVTMRDVVDRLKQIMYPGFDRDIVSFGLVKNVQASDGHVAFSLAFSTQDESMRRQITLTAKEAVERMPGVQDVQITGPPPGQSATAQGHAGGPAGQPGQPGKIELPGVKTIVAVASGKGGVGKSTVSVNLSVALADAGASVGLLDADIYGPSIPTMMGVKDQPGVVGQKILPMIAHDIKMMSFGFLIPEDQSVTWRGPMVHQAVQQLLRDVLWGELDCLVIDMPPGTGDAHLTLTQSVPLTGGLVVTTPQDVALIDARRGVAMFQQVNVPILGIVENMSYFNCPHCGERTDIFTTGGGKRASEALGVPFVGELPIDPAVCLAGDQGTPIVRREPDSQQTEAFRQVAETLRASIGV